A single window of Anopheles moucheti chromosome 2, idAnoMoucSN_F20_07, whole genome shotgun sequence DNA harbors:
- the LOC128298045 gene encoding histidine-rich glycoprotein-like has product MLKFITCANVLKHCCFFLLVTVIMRVKAEAPINSYLPPAHGHGHGGEGGHHDDHHTDLVPPSSSYGTPDSSYGPPHHQSGFHPDHHEYEDHHDHHDNHDDSGSFEDEPAKYEFSYEVDDDNADLSFGHEEMRDGDYTTGKYNVLLPDGRRQIVEYEADHKGYRPKITYEGGDEHPHHHDHPHEHGHEHGHDGYPKETPHTQLGYPRESHHDFEHNGIGHGSNEYDSHGHDSGHSRADHGIHDGHRGYDSNAHENHGNGHGHGHGHGHNGHNGHNDHHHNGHNGHHRRRSSNTNNHQHSSNHHNSNNHRHNGYH; this is encoded by the exons ATGCTAAAATTCATAACATGTGCAAATGTGCTAAAG cattgctgcttttttttgttggttaccGTAATTATGAGAGTTAAAGCCGAGGCTCCAATCAACTCATACTTACCTCCCGCTCACGGTCATGGTCACGGAGGAGAAGGTGGGCATCACGACGATCACCATACGGACCTAGTACCACCATCGAGCAGCTATGGAACCCCCGATTCAAGTTACGGCCCCCCTCATCATCAGTCTGGCTTCCATCCAGATCATCACGAGTACGAAGACCATCACGATCACCATGATAACCACGATGATAGCGGATCCTTTGAAGAT GAACCAGCCAAGTATGAATTTAGCTACGAAGTCGATGACGACAATGCTGATCTGTCTTTCGGTCATGAAGAAATGCGCGATGGAGACTATACCACCGGAAAATATAACGTCTTGCTTCCTGATGGACGTCGACAG ATTGTAGAATATGAGGCCGACCACAAGGGATATAGACCAAAGATTACCTACGAAGGAGGAGACGAGCATCCGCATCACCATGATCATCCCCATGAGCATGGACACGAGCATGGACATGACGGTTATCCAAAGGAAACTCCACACACTCAACTTGGTTACCCTAGGGAATCGCATCACGATTTCGAGCATAACGGTATTGGGCACGGTTCGAATGAGTACGATTCGCATGGGCATGATAGTGGACACAGCCGGGCAGATCACGGGATTCACGACGGTCATCGAGGTTATGATAGTAATGCTCACGAGAACCATGGTAACGGGCATGGTCATGGACATGGGCACGGACATAACGGGCATAACGGTCATAACGATCATCACCATAACGGACATAATGGTCATCATCGCAGAAGAAGCAGCAATACTAACAACCACCAACATTCTTCGAATCACCATAATAGCAATAATCATCGTCACAATGGCTACCACTAG
- the LOC128298046 gene encoding uncharacterized protein LOC128298046, with amino-acid sequence MENRNTVYMMFGIILYMFIQQFSATSDKDYDLKITKFVCLDTPYQRSVLHYCKTVVRRNRPTILNLSITIPESFDFLKIQFSIEYKFTTFRPFLFDLENEACEFLSSTVRDPASEIAYKVVFEKYRNIAKPCPHGNRTYSIEYWVDPQTLPKSVPAGDYRLTSIFSFKDNVTLLKLQTYGTTRRKGIFRSMIEW; translated from the exons ATGGAGAATAGAAACACTGTATATATGATGTTTGGCATTATACTTTATATGTTCATTCAGCAATTCTCAGCCACAAGTGACAAAGACTATGATCtcaaaattacaaaatttGTGTGCCTTGATACACCTTATCAACGAAGTGTGCTACATTATTGCAAAACTGTAGTTCGTCGAAATCGGCCCACAATCCTGAACTTGTCGATAACGATTCCAGAAAGCTTCGATTTTCTGAAAATTCAATTCAGTATAGAATACAAATTTACTACCTTTCGCCCCTTTTTGTTCGACTTAGAAAATGAGGCATGTGAATTTTTGTCGTCAACAGTGCGAGATCCTGCATCGGAAATAGCATATAAggtggtgtttgaaaagtacAGAAATATTGCTAAGCCCTGTCCACATGGT aaCCGTACATATAGCATTGAGTATTGGGTGGATCCTCAGACTCTTCCAAAATCGGTGCCTGCTGGTGATTATCGATTAACTTCAATTTTCTCTTTTAAAGACAACGTGACTTTACTAAAACTGCAAACTTACGGCACAACAAGAAGAAAGGGAATTTTTCGTTCCATGATTGAATGGTGA